A single window of Nicotiana tomentosiformis chromosome 1, ASM39032v3, whole genome shotgun sequence DNA harbors:
- the LOC104120812 gene encoding uncharacterized protein has translation MALLPTSSFGLSSESLEQSGKQMANTNTEALAPLSLQSSNSSQGPVAILWDIENCPVPSDVRPEDVAGNIRMALRVHPVIRGAVTMFSAFGDFNAFPRRLREGCQRTGVKLIDVPNGRKDAADKAILVDMFLFALDNPPPSSIMLISGDVDFAPALHILGQRGYTVILVIPGGVGVSSALCNAGRFVWDWPSVARGEGFVPPAKALIPCRGGGVSDIAGILMGCCQINDSPYGQNEDEAIVYRGLSQSYYNARDFSMISHSLAEYNSTSISTPCYPTGMGTQSLPPGLNEVSAGGPSSHDQSDLTWVQPGDVNGLKCQLVKLLELSGGCLLLTRVPAEYQRIYGRPLYVSEYRAVKLVNLFKKMSDAISVGGKGQKKFVYLHNSCAVPSAPPITILKRDKGKGTQEGNAEVVTGVGSSDEFSDDERALIEEHGRSGEKSDMGATVEKSLENFKFELQEILVSYSCRIFLGCFEEIYQQRYKRQLDYESFGVAELEQLLAKVKDVAIVQEEPVSKRKFLAAVGG, from the coding sequence ATGGCACTTCTTCCTACGTCATCTTTTGGATTGTCGTCAGAGTCCTTGGAACAAAGTGGGAAGCAGATGGCAAACACAAACACGGAAGCACTAGCACCTCTCTCCCTGCAAAGCTCAAATTCTTCACAGGGACCAGTGGCAATTCTTTGGGACATCGAGAACTGTCCTGTTCCAAGTGATGTACGCCCTGAGGATGTTGCTGGCAACATCAGAATGGCTCTGCGGGTACATCCTGTGATCAGAGGAGCAGTTACAATGTTTTCTGCCTTTGGAGATTTTAATGCTTTCCCCAGGCGATTAAGAGAGGGCTGCCAGAGAACTGGTGTTAAACTTATAGATGTCCCCAATGGCAGGAAAGATGCAGCCGACAAGGCCATCTTGGTTGACATGTTCCTTTTTGCTCTTGACAATCCCCCACCCTCGTCCATAATGCTAATATCAGGAGATGTTGATTTTGCTCCCGCACTTCACATTCTTGGTCAACGTGGATACACTGTGATCCTTGTCATTCCTGGGGGGGTTGGCGTTTCGTCTGCTCTATGTAATGCAGGGAGGTTTGTATGGGACTGGCCAAGTGTGGCTCGAGGTGAAGGTTTTGTGCCCCCTGCAAAGgccttgattccttgtcgtggtGGTGGTGTCTCAGACATTGCTGGGATTCTAATGGGTTGTTGCCAGATAAATGACAGCCCATATGGTCAGAATGAAGATGAAGCAATAGTGTATAGGGGCCTCTCACAAAGCTACTATAATGCAAGGGATTTCTCAATGATATCACATTCGCTGGCTGAGTATAATAGCACTTCAATTTCCACGCCATGTTATCCTACGGGTATGGGAACTCAGAGTCTTCCACCTGGTTTAAATGAAGTTTCAGCTGGAGGTCCATCTTCACATGACCAGAGTGACTTGACGTGGGTGCAGCCTGGGGATGTAAATGGTTTGAAGTGTCAGCTGGTGAAGCTGCTTGAATTATCTGGCGGCTGCTTGCTTCTTACACGTGTTCCTGCTGAATACCAGAGAATTTATGGGAGGCCACTGTATGTTTCAGAATATAGGGCAGTTAAGCTCGTGAATCTTTTCAAGAAGATGAGTGATGCAATATCTGTTGGGGGGAAAGGCCAAAAGAAGTTTGTCTACCTCCATAATTCTTGTGCTGTACCAAGTGCTCCTCCCATAACTATATTAAAGAGGGATAAAGGAAAAGGAACACAAGAGGGAAATGCCGAAGTTGTGACTGGGGTTGGATCTTCGGATGAGTTCTCGGATGATGAAAGAGCACTCATAGAAGAGCATGGAAGGAGTGGTGAGAAATCTGATATGGGTGCAACAGTTGAAAAAAGTCTTGAAAATTTCAAGTTTGAGCTTCAAGAGATACTTGTGAGCTACTCTTGTCGGATTTTTCTTGGTTGCTTTGAGGAAATATATCAACAAAGGTACAAGAGGCAACTGGACTACGAGAGCTTTGGAGTGGCTGAACTTGAGCAGCTACTAGCAAAGGTGAAAGATGTAGCGATTGTGCAAGAGGAGCCAGTTAGCAAGAGGAAGTTTCTGGCTGCTGTTGGTGGCTAG
- the LOC104120822 gene encoding thioredoxin M3, chloroplastic, with translation MAASAHCATPYSNAPFSLSRPSSLQYHQLCNLPYKCKQHHSVGFGLSFEHKKGFGIWKSSSPPPLRVSCLRTKAEVVTAKSWEKLILSSDIPVLVEFHATWCGPCRMVHRVLDEIAAEYSGRLKCYVLDADSESQIAEDYDIKAVPVVLLFKNGEKCDSVIGTMPKEFYVASIERLLAS, from the exons ATGGCTGCGAGTGCGCACTGTGCTACTCCTTACTCCAACGCTCCCTTTTCTCTCTCACGCCCCTCATCTCTCCAATATCACCAGCTCTGTAACTTGCCGTACAAGTGTAAACAGCACCACAGTGTTGGATTCGGTCTCTCATTTGAGCACAAGAAGGGCTTCGGAATTTGGAAATCCTCTTCCCCTCCTCCTCTACGCGTCTCATGTCTCCGCACCAAAG CTGAAGTTGTCACTGCTAAGTCATGGGAGAAATTGATTCTGAGCAGTGATATTCCTGTTCTTGTTGAATTTCATGCCACTTGGTGTGGCCCATGCCGGATGGTTCACCGAGTACTTGATGAGATTGCAGCTGAGTATTCAGGGAGATTAAAATGCTACGTACTCGATGCAGATAGTGAATCGCAAATTGCTGAGGACTACGATATCAAGGCTGTTCCTGTGGTCTTACTGTTCAAGAATGGGGAGAAATGCGACTCTGTCATCGGAACAATGCCTAAGGAGTTCTATGTGGCTTCGATTGAAAGGCTTCTAGCTTCTTAG
- the LOC104120830 gene encoding methylcrotonoyl-CoA carboxylase beta chain, mitochondrial translates to MLRIWTRRLASECSISRRIYPASFISTRNSSMGILPDTLDRSSESYSRNSKVMDGLVSQLHSHIRKVMEGGGAEAVKRHRSRDKLLPRERIERLIDPGSSFLELSQLAGHELYQESLPSGGIVIGIGTIHGRLCMLVANDPTVKGGSYFPITVKKHLRAQEIAAQCKLPCIYLVDSGGAFLPKQAEVFPDKENFGRVFYNQAVMSSEGIPQIALVLGSCTAGGAYIPAMADESVMVKGNGTIFLAGPPLVKAATGEEVSAEDLGGATVHCKTSGVSDYFAHDELHALAIGRNIVKNLHMAGGPEASGQTRADYKEPLYDVKELRTIAPTDLKQPFDVRSVIARIVDGSEFDEFKKLYGTTLVTGFGRICGQPVGILGNNGILFNESAQKGAHFIELCTQRNIPLIFLQNITGFMVGSKSEASGIAKAGAKMVMAVSCAKVPKITVVIGGSFGAGNYAMCGRAYSPNFMFFWPNARISVMGGPQAAGVLAQVEKATKKKKGIQWAKEEEEKFKAEVVEAYDREGSPYYATARLWDDGIIDPADTRKILSLCISASLNRGPEATKFGVFRM, encoded by the exons ATGCTGCGAATTTGGACAAGGAGATTAGCTTCAGAATGCTCCATTTCACGTCGGATATACCCGGCTAGTTTCATTTCGACCCGAAATAGCTCCATGGGAATCCTTCCCGACACTCTCGACCGTAGCTCCGAGTCGTATTCTCGCAACTCTAAAGTCATGGATGGACTTGTTTCCCAGCTTCACTCTCACATTCGAAAG GTTATGGAAGGAGGAGGGGCAGAAGCAGTGAAGAGACATAGAAGTAGGGATAAGCTTCTCCCTAGAGAGAGGATTGAACGGCTTATTGACCCTGGCTCTTCTTTCCTTGAGCTTTCTCAG CTTGCGGGTCATGAATTGTACCAAGAATCATTACCTTCTGGTGGGATAGTTATTGGAATTGGAACAATACACGGGAGACTGTGTATGTTGGTGGCAAATGATCCTACTGTCAAAGGTGGAAGTTACTTTCCAATAACTGTCAAGAAACATCTCAGGGCACAAGAGATTGCTGCTCAATGCAAACTACCGTGTATATATCTTGTTGATAGTGGTGGAGCTTTCCTTCCAAAGCAAGCCGAGGTTTTTCCGGACAAAGAAAATTTTGGGAGAGTATTTTATAATCAAGCTGTGATGTCTTCAGAAGGTATTCCTCAAATCGCACTGGTGCTAGGTTCTTGTACTGCTGGAGGAGCTTACATTCCTGCAATGGCTGATGAGAGTGTAATGGTCAAAGGGAATGGTACAATATTTTTGGCTGGACCTCCTCTTGTAAAG GCAGCAACTGGTGAGGAAGTTTCTGCAGAAGACCTTGGAGGTGCAACTGTGCATTGTAAGACATCAGGGGTTTCAGACTACTTTGCCCATG ATGAACTGCATGCGCTTGCTATAGGAAGGAATATTGTTAAGAACTTGCACATGGCTGGTGGTCCAGAAGCATCTGGACAAACTAGAGCTGATTATAAAGAACCTTTATATGATGTGAAAGAACTTCGCACCATTGCACCAACAGACCTCAAACAGCCCTTTGATGTTAGATCAGTTATTGCTCGCATTGTTGATGGAAGTGAATTTGATGAATTCAAGAAACTGTATGGCACT ACACTTGTGACTGGCTTTGGAAGAATTTGTGGACAGCCAGTAGGGATCCTTGGAAACAATGGGATACTGTTTAATGAATCTGCTCAGAAAGGGGCACACTTTATTGAATTATGTACTCAACGTAACATTCCTCTGATCTTTCTTCAGAATATTACTGGATTTATG GTTGGGTCCAAATCAGAGGCAAGTGGTATTGCCAAAGCTGGAGCTAAAATGGTGATGGCAGTCTCTTGTGCGAAG GTTCCCAAGATCACGGTAGTTATCGGTGGAAGCTTTGGAGCTGGCAACTATGCAATGTGTGGACGTGCATATAGTCCCAATTTCATGTTCTTCTGGCCAAATGCTCGAATATCTGTAATGGGAGGTCCACAG GCTGCTGGAGTCCTTGCTCAAGTAGAAAAAGCCACCAAGAAAAAGAAGGGAATTCAG TGGGCAAAGGAAGAGGAAGAAAAGTTCAAGGCTGAAGTTGTAGAGGCGTATGACAGAGAGGGCAGCCCATATTATGCCACAGCAAGGCTTTGGGATGATGGCATAATCGATCCAGCAGACACGAGAAAAATATTGAGCCTGTGCATCTCTGCTTCCTTGAATCGTGGACCAGAAGCTACGAAATTTGGTGTCTTCAGAATGTGA